In the genome of Haloarcula limicola, one region contains:
- a CDS encoding aminotransferase class III-fold pyridoxal phosphate-dependent enzyme, with translation MIETPQLLKPLTVQPPTIDEQQAAWIAEHEFGKQGSATEIGGERDQNFRVDVDEDEAYVLKISSPADDVGSLDLQTEALHHVNRIDPDLPIMEPVPTLDGSFWTSIDVGETYYVRMFTHVSGHPVSGSELDDEVLYDYGSVVARLGKALRSFFHPNADYDIVWDLRHTSELRPLLDSVTDPERRALAERILNRFENRVAPDFESLRMQVIHNDLTLDNVLMDEQNRVTGIVDFGDLTHTALVSDLVMAVASVMYRHENPIEAAQAVIRGYVSITPLEDEERNLLVDLVASRLLAWGVTVAWRIEEHPEKIDDHSAAGVDGGWALLQSLEEDGLDNVGRCLRTASLSSNVPYPQMEQSRLCSRRSTVLGESPLFYEDPVHVVGGESVWLFDSDGQRYLDAYNNVQVVGHTNSAVADAIGGQARKLTTHTRYLHEAPVRLAERLLATMPDKLDRVLFVNSGSEATDVAWRLAKAATGNNGAIVSENAYHGITDAVAEQSSTIWPESFSPEHVETIEPPVDERFHRSNSNSEPVKDMTESLDSLERQGLGTAAFMFDSLFTSDGIYPPDKIQLGKMTDRVREAGGLVIADEVQTGHGRCGSDLWGFQSTDIVPDIVTIGKPMGNGHPVAAVVTQSDIASTLYDQMGFFSTFGGNPVSCAAALAVLDQIQQRDLLTHVSAVGEYLKESLEELAADYELIGEVRQRGLMIGIEIVKDQDSWEPAPRQTTAVVNGLRQRQVLIGSSGKNDNVLKIRPPLIFEKGHVDHLLERLNEVLSEQ, from the coding sequence ATGATAGAGACACCCCAGTTGTTGAAACCGTTGACTGTACAGCCCCCGACGATAGACGAACAGCAAGCGGCATGGATCGCCGAACACGAATTCGGTAAACAAGGATCGGCAACGGAAATAGGCGGGGAGCGAGACCAGAACTTCCGGGTCGATGTTGACGAGGATGAGGCCTACGTACTGAAGATATCTAGTCCAGCCGACGACGTTGGGTCACTCGATTTACAAACGGAGGCCTTACACCATGTGAATCGAATCGACCCCGACCTCCCGATAATGGAGCCAGTTCCGACGCTCGATGGTTCTTTCTGGACGTCTATCGATGTCGGCGAGACATACTATGTGCGAATGTTTACGCATGTCTCAGGGCATCCGGTATCGGGAAGTGAACTTGATGACGAGGTCCTCTACGACTACGGATCGGTGGTGGCGAGACTCGGAAAAGCGCTTCGTAGCTTCTTCCATCCAAATGCAGATTATGACATAGTTTGGGACCTGCGCCACACCTCTGAACTTCGACCACTATTGGACAGCGTTACCGACCCGGAGCGACGCGCCCTTGCCGAACGTATCCTCAATCGGTTCGAAAACCGAGTTGCACCGGATTTTGAGTCGCTCCGGATGCAGGTAATCCATAACGACCTCACACTCGACAACGTTTTGATGGACGAGCAGAATCGGGTCACTGGCATCGTAGATTTCGGGGATCTAACTCATACGGCTCTCGTGAGCGATCTCGTCATGGCTGTCGCGAGTGTAATGTACCGCCATGAGAACCCGATCGAGGCCGCTCAAGCGGTGATTCGAGGCTACGTCAGCATTACACCACTCGAGGACGAGGAACGTAACTTACTGGTGGATCTCGTTGCGTCACGACTCCTAGCTTGGGGCGTCACGGTCGCGTGGCGAATTGAGGAACATCCGGAAAAGATCGACGACCACAGTGCCGCCGGTGTTGACGGCGGCTGGGCGCTGTTGCAATCGCTGGAGGAAGACGGACTAGACAACGTGGGGCGGTGCTTGCGGACCGCGTCACTCTCGAGCAACGTTCCGTACCCGCAGATGGAACAGTCGAGGCTGTGCTCCCGACGCAGTACCGTGCTTGGGGAATCACCACTCTTCTATGAGGACCCCGTCCACGTTGTAGGCGGAGAGAGCGTATGGCTGTTTGATTCCGACGGTCAGCGCTACCTTGATGCATACAACAACGTACAGGTCGTCGGTCACACAAACTCCGCGGTCGCAGATGCTATCGGCGGACAGGCACGCAAACTGACCACTCATACCCGATATCTGCACGAAGCCCCAGTTAGACTAGCCGAGCGTCTCTTGGCGACGATGCCGGATAAACTGGATAGAGTCCTATTCGTCAACTCTGGAAGCGAAGCAACCGACGTAGCTTGGCGATTGGCCAAGGCTGCTACCGGAAACAACGGCGCGATCGTTTCGGAGAACGCGTATCATGGTATTACCGATGCAGTAGCGGAGCAATCATCCACGATATGGCCCGAGAGTTTCTCTCCCGAGCACGTCGAGACAATCGAACCTCCAGTAGATGAAAGATTCCACCGCAGCAATTCGAACAGTGAACCAGTCAAAGACATGACTGAGTCACTGGATAGTCTCGAAAGGCAGGGTCTGGGAACTGCGGCGTTCATGTTTGACTCGCTTTTCACTAGTGATGGCATCTACCCACCCGATAAAATCCAATTGGGGAAAATGACCGACCGTGTTCGTGAAGCAGGAGGGCTCGTTATCGCGGACGAGGTACAGACTGGGCATGGTCGATGCGGCTCGGACTTGTGGGGCTTCCAGAGCACAGATATCGTTCCCGATATCGTTACGATCGGTAAGCCGATGGGTAACGGACATCCTGTCGCGGCTGTCGTGACGCAGTCAGACATCGCGTCAACTCTGTACGATCAGATGGGGTTTTTCAGCACGTTCGGCGGGAATCCCGTGTCGTGTGCAGCCGCGTTGGCAGTATTAGATCAAATCCAACAGAGAGACCTATTAACACACGTCAGTGCCGTCGGCGAGTATTTGAAAGAGAGTCTCGAAGAATTAGCTGCCGATTACGAACTCATCGGTGAAGTCCGACAACGAGGACTGATGATTGGCATTGAAATCGTCAAAGATCAAGACTCTTGGGAGCCAGCACCGCGTCAGACAACGGCAGTAGTCAATGGATTACGTCAGCGGCAAGTTCTTATCGGATCGTCCGGCAAAAACGATAACGTACTGAAAATCCGCCCGCCGCTAATATTCGAAAAAGGACACGTAGATCACCTCCTCGAAAGGTTAAACGAAGTCCTCTCAGAACAGTAG